One part of the Marmota flaviventris isolate mMarFla1 chromosome 4, mMarFla1.hap1, whole genome shotgun sequence genome encodes these proteins:
- the Ankrd22 gene encoding ankyrin repeat domain-containing protein 22, producing the protein MGILYSEPICQAAYQNDLGQVWRWVREDNCNVNIQDGFNGDTPLICACRRGHVRIVSFLLRRNANVNLKNQKERTCLHYAVKKRFTFFDYLLIVLLMPVLLIGYFLMVSKTKQNEVLVRMLLNAGVQVDAKDCYGCTALHYACKMKNQTLIPLLLEAGANPMIKDKNGESSLDIAQRLKFSQIEFMLRKAL; encoded by the exons CCCATCTGCCAGGCGGCCTACCAGAATGACTTGGGTCAAGTGTGGCGTTGGGTAAGAGAAGACAACTGCAACGTCAACATTCAAGATGGCTTCAATGGAGACACCCCCCTCATTTGTGCTTGCAGGCGAGGGCACGTGAGaattgtttccttccttttaagaAGGAATGCTAATGTCAACCTCAAAAACCAG AAAGAGAGAACCTGCTTGCATTATGCTGTGAAGAAAAGATTTACCTTCTTTGATTATCTGCTCATTGTCCTCTTGATGCCTGTCCTGCTTATTGGGTATTTTCTCATG GTATCGAAGACAAAGCAGAATGAGGTTCTTGTGCGAATGCTCCTTAATGCTGGCGTCCAAGTCGATGCTAAAGACTGt TATGGCTGCACTGCATTACATTATGCCTGCAAAATGAAAAACCAGACTCTCATCCCTCTGCTCCTGGAAGCCGGTGCAAACCCCATGATAAAGGACAAG aaTGGTGAGAGCTCACTGGATATTGCACAGAGACTAAAATTTTCCCAGATTGAATTCATGCTAAGGAAAGCATTATAA